In Blautia sp. SC05B48, a single genomic region encodes these proteins:
- the ylxM gene encoding YlxM family DNA-binding protein — translation MEKFVEQTFLFDFYGELLTERQRQVYTSVVFEDYSLSEVAEELGISRQGVHDMIRRCNRTLEEYEEKLHLVEKFLNIRSQVIKIHELADKYHAEDIAAISNVILEEL, via the coding sequence ATGGAGAAATTTGTAGAGCAGACATTTTTATTTGATTTTTATGGAGAGCTTCTGACAGAGAGGCAGCGGCAGGTGTACACCAGTGTGGTATTTGAGGACTATTCCTTAAGTGAGGTTGCTGAGGAACTTGGCATCAGCAGACAGGGTGTACATGATATGATCAGACGGTGCAATCGGACGTTGGAAGAATATGAAGAGAAGCTTCATCTGGTCGAGAAATTCCTGAACATCCGCAGTCAGGTCATAAAGATCCATGAACTGGCTGACAAGTACCACGCCGAAGATATTGCGGCGATTTCCAATGTGATATTAGAGGAGTTATGA
- a CDS encoding TrmH family RNA methyltransferase: MSNIIEITDFNAPELDVYARISEIQLLNRAEPEKGIFIAESPKVIERALDSGCQPISFLVEHKHVEGEAKELIRRCGDIPVYTAEFDVLTQLTGFKLTRGMLCAMRRPAMPDIVDVCKNARRIAVLENVVNPTNIGAIFRSAAALGMDAVLLTPGCSNPLYRRAIRVSMGTVFQIPWTFFDEKTEWKTEGIRSLKAMGFKTAAMALREDSFDIDDPHLMAEEKLAVVLGTEGDGLASETIADCDYTVCIPMAHGVDSLNVAAASAVAFWQLGKR; encoded by the coding sequence ATGTCAAACATCATAGAAATCACAGATTTTAACGCTCCGGAGCTGGATGTATATGCCAGGATCTCGGAAATACAGCTTTTGAACCGGGCAGAACCGGAGAAGGGGATTTTTATTGCGGAGAGTCCGAAGGTTATTGAGAGAGCGTTGGATTCTGGGTGCCAGCCGATTTCTTTTCTGGTGGAACATAAACATGTTGAGGGCGAGGCAAAAGAACTGATCCGTCGTTGTGGAGACATTCCGGTTTATACGGCAGAATTTGATGTGCTGACGCAGCTGACCGGATTCAAGCTGACAAGAGGAATGCTCTGTGCCATGCGTCGGCCGGCGATGCCTGATATAGTCGATGTATGCAAAAATGCCCGCAGGATCGCAGTTCTGGAAAATGTGGTAAATCCTACTAATATAGGCGCGATCTTTCGTTCTGCGGCGGCTCTTGGGATGGATGCGGTGCTGCTGACACCGGGGTGCAGCAATCCATTGTACCGCCGTGCGATCCGTGTCAGCATGGGAACCGTATTCCAGATACCATGGACTTTTTTTGATGAAAAAACAGAGTGGAAAACGGAAGGAATCCGGTCTCTGAAAGCGATGGGATTTAAGACGGCAGCCATGGCTCTTAGGGAGGATTCCTTTGATATTGATGATCCTCATTTGATGGCAGAAGAAAAACTGGCAGTAGTTCTTGGAACAGAGGGGGATGGCCTTGCTTCGGAGACCATTGCGGACTGTGATTATACGGTATGTATTCCAATGGCACACGGTGTGGATTCACTGAATGTGGCGGCAGCCAGTGCAGTTGCATTTTGGCAGCTGGGAAAACGCTAA
- a CDS encoding alpha/beta hydrolase — translation MGESMITSFDGMKLYLKKETAADNKAVIVIVHGLCEHQGRYDYFAEKLHEAGIGTYRFDHRGHGRSEGEETFYSDFNELLDDTNVVVDMAIEENPDIPVFLLGHSMGGFTVSLYGAKYPDKKLRGIITSGALTADNGNLIRGVPGGMDVHTRLTNQLGSGVCSVQEVVDWYGKDPYNKQSFTAGLCYAICDGLDWFKEKKAEFHYPVLMTHGEKDGLVSVQDTYDFFKEAGSKDKQMKIYGGLFHEILNEYCKDEVIGDMIRWMEVRI, via the coding sequence ATGGGTGAAAGTATGATCACATCGTTTGACGGAATGAAACTGTATCTGAAAAAAGAAACAGCAGCAGACAATAAAGCTGTGATCGTAATTGTCCACGGACTCTGTGAGCACCAGGGCAGGTACGATTATTTTGCGGAAAAACTTCATGAGGCGGGAATCGGAACCTATCGCTTTGATCACAGAGGACATGGACGGTCTGAGGGTGAAGAGACTTTTTATTCAGATTTCAATGAGCTTCTGGACGACACCAACGTAGTTGTGGATATGGCAATTGAAGAAAATCCGGATATCCCGGTATTTCTTCTTGGACACAGCATGGGAGGCTTTACAGTTTCTCTGTACGGAGCCAAATATCCGGACAAAAAGCTCCGGGGGATTATTACCAGTGGTGCGCTGACCGCAGATAACGGCAATCTGATACGTGGTGTGCCGGGAGGAATGGATGTACATACACGCCTTACTAATCAGCTGGGTTCAGGTGTATGCTCTGTACAGGAAGTAGTAGACTGGTATGGAAAAGATCCATACAATAAACAGTCCTTTACAGCTGGTCTATGCTATGCGATCTGTGACGGACTTGACTGGTTCAAAGAGAAAAAAGCAGAGTTCCATTATCCGGTCCTTATGACACACGGCGAGAAAGATGGTCTGGTAAGTGTACAGGATACCTATGATTTCTTTAAAGAAGCAGGATCAAAAGACAAGCAGATGAAGATTTACGGCGGACTTTTTCATGAGATCCTGAATGAGTATTGTAAAGATGAAGTGATTGGGGATATGATCCGGTGGATGGAAGTGAGGATCTGA
- a CDS encoding Na/Pi cotransporter family protein, which yields MAIFSMILSLLCGVSLFLFGMSLMGDGLKLAAGNKLEAFLYKMTNTPLKGVALGTGVTSVIQSSSATTVMVIGFVNSGMMKLKQAIGIIMGANIGTSITGWILCLSYIEGSNGIASVLSTATISAVVAVVGIIFRMFCKRTLHKNVGNIMLGFAILMTGMQMMSGAVSPLRESPMFIKMLTMFSNPIAGILVGIAFTAVLQSASATVGVLQALSVTGILTFASAFPIVLGIGVGAACPVLISAIGANKNGKRTALVYLINDLFGLILWSVIFYTANAFVHFTFMDMTMTPVAIALLNTVFRLATVIVLFPFIPKIEKLVCWLVKDNKEDLEDEADFDLLEERLLNYPALAIAQCHRVMNGMSKKLRKNVNRAMNLLNDYQQDKYDKVQRKEDLIDKYESRLGEYLIQLTKREMNSAQTRQTSLYLHTINDFERIGDHASYIAHMSNEMHDNHTNFSQEAWDELNVVMEAVREDINITCNAFMKDDKEMAQRVAPLGAVITGLCDVLKMRHAERLSQGKCGLEEGTVFSDILNSFCRIATHCASAMVALMKSGETGSDLHIHDSKIYPTNNADYYQYFKEYGQKYDIGNQEGHMLSMEPEEVE from the coding sequence ATGGCAATTTTTTCAATGATCTTATCTTTGTTGTGTGGAGTATCATTATTTTTGTTTGGTATGTCCCTAATGGGCGATGGTCTGAAGCTGGCAGCAGGTAATAAGCTGGAAGCATTTCTTTATAAGATGACCAATACTCCGCTGAAGGGTGTCGCACTTGGTACTGGTGTTACCAGTGTGATCCAGTCGTCTTCTGCGACGACAGTTATGGTGATCGGTTTTGTAAACTCCGGTATGATGAAACTGAAACAGGCGATCGGTATCATCATGGGAGCCAATATCGGAACCAGTATTACTGGCTGGATCTTATGTCTTTCTTATATTGAAGGATCCAATGGAATCGCCAGCGTTCTTTCCACAGCAACGATTTCTGCTGTTGTGGCTGTAGTTGGTATTATTTTCCGTATGTTCTGTAAGCGTACCTTACATAAGAACGTGGGAAATATCATGCTTGGTTTTGCAATCCTGATGACAGGTATGCAGATGATGAGTGGTGCGGTATCTCCATTGCGTGAGAGTCCGATGTTCATCAAGATGCTGACTATGTTTTCCAATCCGATCGCAGGTATTCTTGTAGGTATTGCTTTTACTGCGGTACTGCAGAGTGCATCTGCAACGGTCGGTGTGCTTCAGGCTCTGTCTGTAACCGGTATCCTGACGTTTGCAAGTGCGTTCCCGATCGTTCTTGGTATCGGTGTCGGTGCTGCATGTCCGGTCCTGATTTCTGCGATTGGAGCCAATAAAAATGGTAAAAGAACTGCTCTTGTATATCTGATCAATGACCTCTTTGGTCTGATCCTCTGGTCTGTGATCTTCTATACGGCAAATGCATTTGTACATTTTACATTTATGGATATGACCATGACACCGGTAGCAATCGCTCTTTTGAACACAGTCTTCCGTCTGGCAACCGTTATCGTGCTGTTCCCGTTTATCCCGAAGATTGAGAAACTGGTATGCTGGCTTGTGAAGGATAATAAAGAGGATCTGGAAGATGAGGCAGACTTTGATCTTCTGGAAGAGCGTCTTCTGAATTACCCGGCCCTTGCTATCGCACAGTGTCACCGTGTAATGAACGGAATGTCCAAGAAGCTCCGTAAGAATGTCAACAGAGCCATGAATCTTCTGAATGATTATCAGCAGGATAAGTATGATAAGGTTCAGCGAAAAGAGGATCTGATCGACAAGTATGAAAGTCGTCTAGGAGAGTATCTGATCCAGCTGACAAAGAGAGAGATGAATTCTGCACAGACAAGACAGACTTCACTGTATCTGCATACGATCAATGACTTTGAGCGTATCGGTGATCATGCTTCTTACATTGCTCATATGTCCAATGAAATGCATGATAACCATACGAATTTTTCACAGGAAGCCTGGGATGAGCTGAATGTTGTTATGGAGGCAGTTCGTGAGGATATCAATATAACCTGCAATGCTTTCATGAAAGACGATAAAGAAATGGCACAGAGAGTAGCACCTCTCGGAGCTGTGATCACAGGACTTTGTGATGTACTGAAGATGCGTCATGCAGAGCGACTGAGCCAAGGCAAATGCGGACTGGAAGAGGGAACGGTATTTAGTGATATCCTCAACAGTTTCTGTCGTATCGCAACTCACTGTGCAAGTGCTATGGTGGCACTTATGAAGAGCGGAGAGACAGGATCTGATCTTCATATTCACGATTCCAAGATCTATCCCACAAACAATGCGGACTACTACCAGTATTTCAAGGAATACGGACAGAAATATGATATTGGAAATCAGGAAGGCCATATGCTCAGCATGGAGCCGGAAGAAGTAGAATAA
- a CDS encoding PucR family transcriptional regulator, producing the protein MKLSAKLICYHLQKSFTLHTSRLDTFPALSCPSCFEKNTSLQDGRVYLITDPDFQLTFHHPKNILFLMIGKIYQNYELTQPNICIIPEDIPVNIVFNRLQDIFILYDQWNQSLMDSRLQNASIQDLLNLTASVIPNPIMLIGMDFTIIASRDWNLSDLSNSVLGSTENSWAIVDSLKQDPHYEEAFYKTGYFYYPGNGLTAPSLCVNISNNDKAVYRLMFSEGEVPLDDTFGFVLEYLSQMVSHALSTGIMHSRDKAFPLHQIFMSILTDPGADYVKISQQLTNAGWLSSHMYQCILIQTGLIDQKNLTLNAICNYLENTIPATCATEHKGNAVLFINLDLCTLTIHEISDKIEGFIKSSMLSAGYSRKMLGHFNFHRQYTQASVTLQVGKRKNPAESIHYFDSIALPYILEQATKKLPAYMICHEKLLSMKYKDEAKQSHLYETLRCFLEHNQNISHTASALFIHRSTLLYRLDKIKAFLDSDLTDRNEILYLLLSFHLMDMEEENRNARS; encoded by the coding sequence TTGAAACTCAGTGCAAAACTCATCTGCTATCATTTACAGAAATCTTTTACCCTGCATACATCCAGGCTGGATACATTCCCCGCCCTTTCCTGCCCTTCCTGCTTTGAAAAGAACACTTCTCTTCAGGATGGACGTGTTTACCTTATCACAGATCCGGATTTTCAGCTCACTTTTCATCATCCTAAAAATATTCTGTTCCTGATGATTGGAAAAATCTATCAGAACTACGAATTAACTCAGCCAAACATATGTATCATCCCTGAAGATATTCCGGTCAATATTGTCTTTAACAGGCTTCAGGATATTTTTATCCTCTATGATCAGTGGAATCAGTCCCTGATGGATTCCCGTCTTCAGAACGCTTCTATCCAGGATCTTCTGAATCTTACAGCTTCCGTTATTCCTAATCCAATAATGCTGATCGGTATGGATTTTACTATCATTGCCTCCAGAGACTGGAATCTAAGTGATCTTTCCAATTCTGTTTTGGGTTCCACTGAAAATTCCTGGGCCATTGTGGACAGCCTGAAGCAGGATCCTCATTACGAAGAGGCTTTTTATAAAACCGGATATTTTTATTATCCGGGAAATGGCCTTACTGCTCCTTCTCTTTGCGTAAATATCTCCAATAATGATAAAGCAGTATACAGGCTGATGTTTTCCGAAGGTGAGGTTCCCCTGGATGATACGTTTGGTTTTGTTCTGGAGTACCTTTCCCAGATGGTATCCCATGCACTTTCCACAGGTATCATGCACAGCCGGGATAAAGCTTTTCCTCTTCATCAGATTTTTATGTCCATTCTGACAGATCCCGGAGCTGATTATGTAAAAATCAGTCAGCAGCTGACAAATGCGGGATGGCTTTCTTCCCATATGTATCAATGCATCCTGATCCAGACCGGACTGATCGACCAGAAAAATCTGACCCTTAATGCCATCTGTAACTATCTGGAAAATACAATTCCCGCCACCTGTGCCACGGAGCACAAAGGCAATGCTGTGCTTTTTATCAATCTGGATCTCTGCACTCTGACTATCCATGAGATTTCCGATAAGATCGAGGGCTTTATCAAAAGCAGCATGTTAAGCGCCGGATACAGCCGGAAGATGCTTGGACATTTTAATTTCCACCGGCAATACACGCAGGCTTCTGTTACCCTGCAGGTTGGAAAACGCAAAAATCCCGCAGAAAGTATCCACTATTTTGACTCCATCGCTCTGCCCTATATTCTGGAACAGGCAACCAAAAAGCTTCCTGCTTACATGATCTGTCACGAAAAGCTTCTGTCAATGAAATATAAGGATGAGGCAAAGCAATCTCATCTCTATGAAACACTGCGTTGTTTTCTGGAGCACAACCAGAACATTTCTCATACTGCCAGCGCTTTATTTATCCACAGAAGTACTCTTCTTTATCGTCTGGATAAGATCAAAGCTTTTCTGGATTCAGATCTTACAGACAGAAACGAGATCCTGTATCTGCTGCTTTCTTTTCATCTGATGGATATGGAAGAAGAAAACCGGAATGCAAGATCATAA